ccccccccccccccttatgtTACTTCTCTTGGATTGGTTGGTCCTTCCCTGCGCAGAGCGATGAATGTGCCACTAGAAGGTGATCTCTGACAGCTGATACAAGCGTGATGTTAAAACTTTGACGCTAAGAAAACTTCCCCGGGGAATGAAGATACGTTATGGTGCACTAGTTATTAATCCTGATTGTTTTGGTGTGGAGTGGTGCTGATACATTTGACAAAACCCGAGAAGcaaatgtctctttccagaaatcacgATCCCGTGACGAGTCTCTCTCTACGGTCGATATCTCCAAAATAATCTAGACTGATAAATGACATTACAGGTAAGAGGAGACATGTATTATTGAgtgttttgtattaatatttcttCTTACATGTGAGCACTGCTCTTTGACAGTCAACAAGATACAAGTATGCTCCAACAACAAGTCGGTGTTCATCTTTGAATATTCATTAATGTCCATTAAGAAACACATATAGAACATAATTGACTAatcattttcattccatttaCCCACTTACTCCTATTAGTGTTTACTGTGGCTGGATCctgtcccagcatgcacttAAAGAGAAGAGGTCATATTGTGTCATATCACAGATATGTCACAGTaagtaactttatttatatgtgtatagatcctgtttgtgtgtattttgggcgtgtgcgtgtgtgtaaaaaaaaaccaaaaaaaaaacagtgaatttCCCCTTCCAAGGACAAGAAAAGAGCCTGGCCATGCTGTAAAGTCACTGGACCACTCAGATTTAgcttcacaaaacacatttttctgtatctttttatcatttattgaaATGTAACAGCCGTGATTGGCTAGGCGCAGTTCTCTACTTGCGCCAGGAGCTTTAAGAGCGAGGAAGGGTTGTACGGGAAGAGTTTCTTTGTCTGCAGCCTGGTCACCACCTCCCTGAGCTCCGACATGCAGAGCACTGCTCTGGCTAGTGTTTCACAGGCCGCCCGTCCCGACGGCAGCGACGGcccctcctcctgtcttctttCCAGTGTGGAGTTAGGTTCAGAGTCCGATGACTCGCATTGTTTTTGCCCAACGATCTCTTGTTTCACATCCAAGGCACTAAATCTACTTTTCTCACGTACGGACGGGCCTGGTTCCTCCAGAGAAACCTCCATGTTCTCCGGATCAGACTGGTCAGAACTATCGTACTCGACGAGGTGACACCCAGCAGCCAAACGGACGGTAACGCCTGCGGGCTGGACACGGGAGCTGACTTCTGCTCCATCCTGCTCCCCTTTCCACGTCACCTCCAACCTGTCGCCACCGCCTGAGGCAGTATGCGACTGCTGCAGTGAAAGGCGCCAGTCGGATGAGCCGCTCCTTCCACATGCTGCGGTGAAGCCCGTCCAGTCAGCTCTCAGGTACTTGAGGTACCGCACAAAGTACTCCAGGAAGCAGGTTTCGGTGGAGATGAGGAAGTCGAGGAGGATGCTGTGGTCGAAGGAGACGctctgaagcagcagcaggaagtggcAGTGAGGGTTACAGCCAGAGGAGCAGGCTGCCTCCAGCACGGCTACGTCATCCAGCCCAGAGCACAGTCTGCAGGCAGGAACAAGCAGTTCAGTCAGCTTCTTTTGAGAACTTTTGATACCTGCACCAGGTGATTCCAATGAGGGAGAGTGCACTTGTAATAACACCGTGAGCATGTCAAGAGGCAGAACAAGTAGCTTTAGTGGACGTACAGTGACGGTGGAATACATTACAGCCAGCGGTTCCTCaatcaatactggaccaatttcaaaaaggTCAAAGAAAGTAAATTTACCCTTTTAAGGTAAGGTCACATGACCTCTCCGACCTATGAATTTgtacaacagcggagaccacagtctgtcatcatgctgagacagagagagagagaaacagagagagagacagagaaagagaagagagagagacagagagagagagagagaaagagaaagagacacagagatagacagagaaagtgacagagagacacagagaaagagagagagacacagagatagacagagagagagagagatagacagagagacacagagacagagagagagacagacagagagagagagagagacacagagaaagagagagagacacagagatagaaagagagagagaaagagatagacagagacagacagagagagagacagagagagagagagacacagagaaagtgacggagagagagacagagacacagagagagagagaaacagagagagacacagagatagacagagacacacagagagagagagagagagagacagagacacagagagacagagagagagaaagagagagagacacagagagagagacacagagaaagacagagagagagagagacacaaggagacactgacacacataaaATAGagcaaaagaagaaggaaagagacaCCAGCACACACTTCGTGGCTCACtagtgatgattgagagggattattATCTGTATGTCGTTTTTAGGAAACTGTTCCACTAACTAAAGCCAAGTGATGTAGGTTATGTAacaaatatacttattttactttctaCTTTTGTTACGTAACGCATGCGCTTCACTAGCGGTTCAATCCACAGTGGAACACGAAGTGGAACACGTTCAACACAcactgagctgctgcaacacccgaatttcccccatggggatcaataaagtaatataataattcCGGTGCCAATGCGACACATGCGTTACGGTTGTACCTGTGGTGGAGGAATATGGAAAACAACGCTTTGGCTGCCTCCATCATGTCGTCGTCCTGGTCACCAAACAGCAGGCTGAGCCAGCAGCAGCGGTGAGTGTCCTCTGTCAGCTGGATGCTGCAGCGCCTCAGGAAGACCCACAGACTCTGCAGACACCCAGAGACCTCTGAGGCTCCGTCCACTCCTGTGTGTACAGACGGCACTCAAAAtgaaccatatatatatatatatattatatatatatatatatatatatatataaatatatatatatatatataaatatatatatattatatataaatatatatatacatatataaatatataaatatatatatatataaatatatatatatatatatatatatatatatatattatataaatatatatatatattatatatatatatatataatatatatatatatatatatatatatattatatatatatattatatataatatatatatatatatatatatatatatatataatatatatatatattatatatatatataatatattatatataatatatatatatatataatatattatatatatatatataatatatatatataatatatatatataaatatattatatatatataaatatattatatataaatatatatatatattatataaatatatatatatatatatatatatatatatatatatatatatattatatatatatataatatatatatatatatatataatatatatatatatatatatatatatatatatatatatatatatagagtgagagagacggagagatggacagagaagagagacacagatagacagagaaagagagagagagacacagatagacagagagagaagagagacacagatagacagacagagagagagagagacacagatagacagagagagagagagagagagaaagagagagacagagatagaaagagacggagagacacggagaaagtgagagagagacagagatagacagagaaagagagacagagagagagacagagaaagagagacacagatagacagagaaagagatggaaagacagagagagagacacagatagagagagagagacacaggagatagacagagagagagacagagacaaggagacactgagagacaTAAAATAGagcaaaagaagaaggaaagagacaCGGAGCACACAGTGAGTGGCTCACtagtgatgattgagagggattattATCTGTATAGTCGTTTTTAGGAAAGTTCCACTAACTAAAGCCAAGTGATGTAGGTTATGTAacaaatatacttattttactttctaCTTTTGTTAGGTAACGCATGCGCATTCACTAGCGGTTCAATCCACAGTGGAACACGACACGTTGAACACACACTGAGCTTCCATCATGGGTTCATCACCTGTTGCCCCAGCCGTTTGGACGCAAAGCTCCATGGACTTGAGAAGAAGCAGGCTGACGGCTCTCAGCATCACACAGTCTGGTTTCGGGGCTTCCTCACCTCTGACCTGTCTGGTCCCGCCAAAGAAAGAGGCGGACTTCACTTGGACACTCCGCAACCAATCAGCAGCCACCGCCGTCAACACACTCCGAGCCAGCATGTTCGCATCAGAGCGGAAGTGCTCGTGTCTCAGCCCAGTGGGCGGCGGATCTTCCCCCAAAGCCCAGTCCTCTCCGG
This region of Anoplopoma fimbria isolate UVic2021 breed Golden Eagle Sablefish chromosome 2, Afim_UVic_2022, whole genome shotgun sequence genomic DNA includes:
- the lins1 gene encoding protein Lines homolog 1 isoform X2; protein product: MAGPPGRGGIMEGSPSSRDLTDVSRCLVTGSRPSQSAADVAGLLFSGVRGLVPRPPSESGDLTCISLTLVDRITSDLTSRSLSPALTPYCGDILTGLFQDMDLMSQLGTISPVWQQKCVQAFHSSTPGPELDACLWSLTEVLKRLLKGAHRDVVGTLLAALDSSLSALCSKFLPEDRKEGTVERLADVTSSSSRRRGTTLCLLLDLLEVLTASSLICGAGVCLRSQRMTHIHSSALLTAVSCSSQYFVKKRALLLLKRAVLQKAGEDWALGEDPPPTGLRHEHFRSDANMLARSVLTAVAADWLRSVQVKSASFFGGTRQVRGEEAPKPDCVMLRAVSLLLLKSMELCVQTAGATGVDGASEVSGCLQSLWVFLRRCSIQLTEDTHRCCWLSLLFGDQDDDMMEAAKALFSIFLHHRLCSGLDDVAVLEAACSSGCNPHCHFLLLLQSVSFDHSILLDFLISTETCFLEYFVRYLKYLRADWTGFTAACGRSGSSDWRLSLQQSHTASGGGDRLEVTWKGEQDGAEVSSRVQPAGVTVRLAAGCHLVEYDSSDQSDPENMEVSLEEPGPSVREKSRFSALDVKQEIVGQKQCESSDSEPNSTLERRQEEGPSLPSGRAACETLARAVLCMSELREVVTRLQTKKLFPYNPSSLLKLLAQVENCA
- the lins1 gene encoding protein Lines homolog 1 isoform X1 produces the protein MAGPPGRGGIMEGSPSSRDLTDVSRCLVTGSRPSQSAADVAGLLFSGVRGLVPRPPSESGDLTCISLTLVDRITSDLTSRSLSPALTPYCGDILTGLFQDMDLMSQLIHQFQAEDQIISHLAAKTASTCVFYQLHQSGTISPVWQQKCVQAFHSSTPGPELDACLWSLTEVLKRLLKGAHRDVVGTLLAALDSSLSALCSKFLPEDRKEGTVERLADVTSSSSRRRGTTLCLLLDLLEVLTASSLICGAGVCLRSQRMTHIHSSALLTAVSCSSQYFVKKRALLLLKRAVLQKAGEDWALGEDPPPTGLRHEHFRSDANMLARSVLTAVAADWLRSVQVKSASFFGGTRQVRGEEAPKPDCVMLRAVSLLLLKSMELCVQTAGATGVDGASEVSGCLQSLWVFLRRCSIQLTEDTHRCCWLSLLFGDQDDDMMEAAKALFSIFLHHRLCSGLDDVAVLEAACSSGCNPHCHFLLLLQSVSFDHSILLDFLISTETCFLEYFVRYLKYLRADWTGFTAACGRSGSSDWRLSLQQSHTASGGGDRLEVTWKGEQDGAEVSSRVQPAGVTVRLAAGCHLVEYDSSDQSDPENMEVSLEEPGPSVREKSRFSALDVKQEIVGQKQCESSDSEPNSTLERRQEEGPSLPSGRAACETLARAVLCMSELREVVTRLQTKKLFPYNPSSLLKLLAQVENCA